The genomic stretch AGAACCTCGCCAATATCAGCGTATGCTCTACGAATCAAGCTATCGCGGGCGAAAAGCTGAGGGTCAACTGTCACCTCTGCCATGGTATTGACGGGAGAGCTGGGAACGTCGTGCTCGTCCAAAACCGCCATCACTTCTTCAAGGTCACGCTCAGAGAACCAAGCCTGGACGATGTCATTGATGTCGCCTCCCGGGGCGCTGCGCTCGGTATTGGTCGCGTATCGATCGTCATCGAGAAGATCCGATCGCCCAATGGCCGCCATCAGACGTTCAAAAACCGTCTGAGTCGCCGAACTATGAAAGACATAGTGTCCATCTCTGGTTCGGAACACATCGGAAGGGGCAACGTTTATGTACCGGTTTCCCATTCGCTGTGGCGTGTCGCCGAGCACATCCTGACGGGTGATCAAAGAATCCAGCAGACGGATCACCGACTCATAAAGAGACAGGTCGATCCATTGACCCTCCCCACCGTTGGCGGACCGATCGTACAACGCCATCGAAACCGACATGGCTCCGAAGGTTCCGGCCACATAATCGACCAACGGCACCCCCATCTGCAGCGGCGGACCGTCAAGTTCACCGGTTTGATTCATGAGTCCACTCGCAGCTTCGATGACCCGCCCGAAGCCGGGCAGGTGACTCTTGGGACCGGTCTGACCGTACCCTGAAAGGCTGAGCAGCACTAGGCCAGGGTTGATCATGCGTAGGTCGTCGTAGCCGAGGCGCCATTTCTTGATCGTTCCAGGTCGATAGTTCTCTATCACGACGTCGGACAGACCCACCAGTCGCCGAACGAGATCCTGTCCAGCCTCTGTGTGAAGGTCGACTGTGAGAGATTTCTTGCCACGACCCACCACTGCCCAGCGCAGAGACTGATCGTTCTTGAATGGACCCATACCGCGCAGGCTGTCACCGCGGCCAGGTAACTCCACGTGAATGACTTCGGCACCGAAGTCGGCCAGCAGCGAAGAACAATGACCCGCCCCAAGCATCGTGGCGATGTCGAGAACGCGCACCCCGCGCAATGGTCCTTCCATGGGATCAGGCGTCATGGCCGTTACTTTACCTGCGATGCCAAACGGATCGCGGTCCAGGATGAACTCGCCAGGCGTCCCGTCGGGTTTAGCGTCTAGCATTCTGGGGGTTCCAGGCTGAGTCGGTTTGACCGACA from Acidimicrobiia bacterium encodes the following:
- a CDS encoding CoA transferase, whose translation is MLDAKPDGTPGEFILDRDPFGIAGKVTAMTPDPMEGPLRGVRVLDIATMLGAGHCSSLLADFGAEVIHVELPGRGDSLRGMGPFKNDQSLRWAVVGRGKKSLTVDLHTEAGQDLVRRLVGLSDVVIENYRPGTIKKWRLGYDDLRMINPGLVLLSLSGYGQTGPKSHLPGFGRVIEAASGLMNQTGELDGPPLQMGVPLVDYVAGTFGAMSVSMALYDRSANGGEGQWIDLSLYESVIRLLDSLITRQDVLGDTPQRMGNRYINVAPSDVFRTRDGHYVFHSSATQTVFERLMAAIGRSDLLDDDRYATNTERSAPGGDINDIVQAWFSERDLEEVMAVLDEHDVPSSPVNTMAEVTVDPQLFARDSLIRRAYADIGEVLMPGVVPKFSATPGHVRHAGPAIGEHTREILAELLEMTDEEIDELYTRGVI